One segment of Tenrec ecaudatus isolate mTenEca1 chromosome 1, mTenEca1.hap1, whole genome shotgun sequence DNA contains the following:
- the LOC142437297 gene encoding disintegrin and metalloproteinase domain-containing protein 30-like, translating to MKAGRTAPSPGPCLPVLVLAGLLADALGQEVDFQPEWGFDSYEITTPKKLGLRTQGPRVARQESYLLKVKGKNRVLQLRPKRFLLPRHLRVFSFTEQGELTEDHPYLPPGCNYAGAVEEAPESEAIFSTCMGGLRGILKIEEDLYQVEPLKDSSTFEHVVYLLNKEYLSNWTCGLTDDDIEWQMPQDENMARVRPFTGFYEHPRYMELLLLFNRDRYLFVKSNASQIVSDALLLTAIVDTHFQELIVRISLQALEIWTDGDKIKTSYEDLLDVASELANYRNLFLYQRIKTDWAHLFVLKRYLHGLSGHLGQICNPYSGSVVSFPDQNILGPATWTTYELGRGMGILDDEQYCHCNGRTTCFMNNGRNGWSNCSKAHFFFVLSLGLSCLTNIPLAGYMLETCGNKIVEGDEECDCGTEEECDTDKCCQPDCKLTPGVNCSIGLCCHECQFRPSGYVCREQENECDLPEYCDGTSHLCPRDTYKQDGTPCKYKAHCFRKGCRSRLMQCQRIFGPDAKDAPIQCYQAVNSEGDQFGNCEIEKVRIYKKCEIKNALCGRIQCINVRLVPNMPDHSLIIITHLKEENLVCWGIGYHLAMRPLGIPDLGEIHDGTNCGQNRICANRTCVSDLIMNYDCLPEKCNHRGICNNKKQCHCMYGWAPPFCENKGYGGSIASGPPGPLFPEAIDLPLNVMTIMFLRLIFLVLSLIAVLFLQDQQ from the coding sequence GGCTTTGACTCCTACGAAATCACCACCCCCAAGAAGCTGGGCCTCCGCACACAAGGGCCCAGAGTGGCCAGGCAGGAGTCCTACCTGCTGAAGGTGAAAGGCAAGAACCGCGTCCTCCAGCTGCGGCCCAAGAGGTTTCTGTTGCCCAGACACCTGCGGGTGTTCTCCTTCACGGAGCAGGGGGAGCTCACGGAGGACCACCCTTACCTGCCGCCGGGCTGCAACTACGCGGGCGCCGTGGAGGAGGCTCCGGAGTCGGAAGCGATTTTCAGTACGTGCATGGGGGGGCTCCGGGGCATCTTGAAAATCGAAGAGGACCTCTACCAAGTGGAGCCCCTCAAGGACTCGTCTACGTTTGAGCACGTCGTGTATCTCCTGAATAAGGAGTACTTGAGCAATTGGACCTGCGGCTTAACCGATGACGACATCGAGTGGCAGATGCCCCAGGACGAGAACATGGCGCGGGTCAGGCCGTTCACTGGATTCTATGAGCACCCGAGGTACATGGAACTGTTACTGCTGTTTAATCGGGATCGATACTTGTTTGTGAAGTCGAATGCTTCGCAGATTGTAAGTGATGCTCTTCTTCTGACAGCAATCGTGGACACCCATTTTCAGGAACTCATTGTGAGGATAAGCCTACAAGCTCTGGAAATATGGACGGATGGAGACAAAATAAAGACCAGCTATGAAGATCTACTTGACGTTGCTTCTGAACTTGCAAATTACAGAAACCTTTTCCTTTACCAACGGATTAAAACTGATTGGGCACATCTATTTGTGCTCAAAAGGTATTTGCATGGTCTTTCAGGGCATCTTGGACAAATATGTAATCCATATTCTGGATCAGTAGTTTCATTTCCAGACCAGAATATTCTTGGACCTGCCACTTGGACCACTTATGAACTAGGCCGTGGTATGGGAATACTGGATGATGAACAATACTGTCATTGTAATGGCAGAACCACTTGCTTCATGAACAACGGGCGCAATGGTTGGAGTAACTGTAGTAAAGcccattttttttttgtcttaagTTTAGGATTGTCTTGTCTAACCAATATCCCATTAGCAGGTTATATGCTGGAAACCTGTGGAAACAAAATTGTGGAAGGGGATGAGGAATGTGATTGTGGCACAGAAGAGGAATGTGACACAGACAAGTGCTGCCAACCAGATTGTAAGTTGACACCTGGTGTCAACTGCAGCATTGGTCTTTGCTGTCACGAGTGCCAGTTTCGTCCATCTGGATATGTATGTAGGGAGCAAGAAAATGAATGTGACCTTCCAGAGTATTGTGATGGGACCTCACATTTATGCCCAAGGGACACTTATAAACAGGATGGGACCCCTTGCAAATACAAAGCCCACTGTTTTAGGAAGGGGTGTCGATCCCGGCTTATGCAGTGCCAACGAATTtttggacctgatgccaaggacgCTCCTATTCAGTGCTACCAAGCAGTGAATTCAGAGGGTGATCAATTTGGTAATTGTGAAATTGAGAAAGTTAGAATATATAAGAAGTGTGAGATCAAAAATGCATTATGTGGCCGAATACAGTGTATCAACGTCAGATTGGTCCCTAATATGCCAGATCATAGTTTAATCATCATCACTCATCTGAAGGAGGAAAATCTCGTGTGTTGGGGCATAGGCTACCATCTAGCAATGAGACCCTTGGGGATACCTGACCTGGGGGAGATACATGATGGCACCAACTGTGGCCAGAACCGGATATGTGCCAACAGAACTTGTGTGAGTGATCTGATTATGAACTATGACTGTTTACCTGAGAAGTGCAACCACCGAGGCATCTGCAATAATAAAAAGCAGTGCCACTGCATGTACGGTTGGGCCCCTCCCTTCTGTGAGAACAAAGGATATGGAGGAAGCATTGCCAGTGGGCCTCCAGGGCCGCTGTTTCCAGAGGCAATAGACTTACCATTGAATGTTATGACCATAATGTTCTTACGCCTTATTTTCTTAGTTCTCTCGCTGATTGCCGTGCTTTTCTTGCAAGACCAACAATGA